From Veillonella dispar, one genomic window encodes:
- a CDS encoding FecCD family ABC transporter permease, protein MDSLNERKLFRISVIIILIIAVVASMIISLIWGSTPVSLSEIWHTLWASELTDTASQIIWNIRLPRNIVAALVGACLAVSGAILQAVMKNPLADPQIVGVSSGAGLAGVIIFILFPGYDHIVPLVAFIGAMAAALMVYALAWKNGVRPSRIILAGVAVAAFLGSGISALLVFYGDRVQGALLWMVGGLAARSWPQVEVLFPYALVGLIFACLGAKRLTILSLGDETAKGLGLKVEQTRFIMTAVAALLAAGAVSIAGLIGFVGLVIPHMLRLIIGNDYAYLLPGSALLGALVLVVSDTVGRVMWSPIEVPVGIIMAFFGAPFFLYLLRRDN, encoded by the coding sequence ATGGACTCTCTGAATGAACGAAAACTCTTTCGTATATCAGTTATTATTATTTTGATTATTGCTGTCGTGGCTAGTATGATTATCTCGCTGATTTGGGGCTCCACACCGGTGTCGCTATCGGAGATTTGGCACACATTGTGGGCTAGTGAGCTAACAGATACAGCATCACAAATCATTTGGAATATTCGCTTACCCCGTAATATTGTTGCCGCATTAGTTGGCGCTTGTTTAGCTGTATCGGGGGCCATTTTACAGGCAGTTATGAAGAACCCTTTAGCAGATCCTCAAATCGTTGGCGTTTCCTCCGGTGCTGGACTTGCCGGTGTTATTATATTTATTCTATTCCCTGGCTATGATCATATTGTGCCTCTCGTCGCCTTTATAGGTGCTATGGCTGCGGCGTTGATGGTATATGCTCTTGCTTGGAAGAATGGTGTACGTCCAAGCCGTATCATCTTGGCTGGTGTTGCGGTGGCTGCTTTTTTAGGCTCTGGTATTTCTGCACTACTTGTATTCTATGGAGATCGTGTGCAAGGAGCCTTACTTTGGATGGTAGGGGGCTTGGCTGCACGCAGTTGGCCTCAAGTAGAGGTTCTGTTCCCATACGCGTTAGTCGGTCTTATTTTTGCCTGTTTAGGTGCTAAACGTCTTACGATTTTAAGTTTAGGTGATGAAACAGCAAAGGGGTTAGGTCTTAAGGTAGAACAAACGCGGTTTATTATGACTGCTGTTGCGGCTCTATTAGCAGCAGGTGCCGTTAGTATTGCGGGCTTAATCGGTTTCGTAGGCCTCGTTATACCGCATATGTTACGACTTATCATCGGTAATGATTATGCGTATTTACTCCCCGGCTCTGCATTATTAGGGGCACTCGTCCTCGTTGTTAGTGATACGGTAGGGCGTGTTATGTGGAGCCCAATTGAGGTACCGGTTGGTATTATCATGGCATTCTTTGGGGCGCCATTCTTCTTATATCTATTGAGGAGGGATAACTAA
- a CDS encoding ABC transporter ATP-binding protein: MNTAIDVNQLSVTLGDRHILHDINVSVPVGKITTLIGPNGCGKSTLLRSMIGYIHSPRDCVTILGKPLQSYSQNELARQMAFLPQVPNMPKDMTVEELVYCGRYPYQMWWKNTAKEDREIVDYALGITKTNHLRNQLIPSLSGGERQRVWIAMALAQQPKLLVLDEPTTYLDINHQLEIMELLKRLNDEQGLTVLMVLHELTQAVQYSHHMAIIKDGHLVTAGETKEIVSDELFRDVFSVDVQIDIFDDKQYVRVKGLVE; this comes from the coding sequence ATGAATACGGCTATTGATGTAAACCAGTTATCCGTCACTCTCGGTGATCGTCATATTTTACATGACATTAATGTATCTGTCCCTGTTGGTAAAATAACGACTTTAATCGGGCCTAATGGTTGTGGTAAAAGTACACTCTTACGGTCTATGATTGGATATATTCATAGTCCTCGTGACTGTGTGACTATTTTAGGTAAACCATTACAGTCGTATTCACAAAATGAATTGGCACGTCAAATGGCGTTTCTGCCACAGGTGCCTAATATGCCAAAGGATATGACCGTAGAAGAATTGGTATATTGTGGACGCTATCCATACCAAATGTGGTGGAAGAATACGGCTAAAGAAGACCGAGAAATCGTTGACTATGCATTAGGAATTACAAAAACGAATCATTTACGGAATCAATTAATTCCATCCTTATCTGGTGGTGAACGGCAACGAGTATGGATTGCTATGGCGTTAGCACAACAACCAAAATTATTAGTGTTAGACGAACCAACGACATATTTAGATATTAATCATCAACTGGAAATTATGGAATTGTTAAAACGATTAAATGATGAACAAGGGTTAACCGTATTGATGGTACTTCATGAATTGACGCAAGCCGTACAATACTCGCATCATATGGCCATTATAAAAGATGGTCATTTAGTGACAGCTGGAGAAACGAAAGAAATCGTATCGGATGAACTATTTAGAGATGTATTTTCCGTAGATGTACAAATCGATATCTTTGATGATAAACAATATGTACGCGTAAAAGGTTTAGTTGAGTAG
- a CDS encoding ABC transporter substrate-binding protein → MKKLLLCSLALVMIVLAIAGCGKSTSSSSATTKELTFNGETYTVPKDPQRIAVLSNSVLSMLYAVDGKAISRASTTDKLAPDLEALPALGQTANINMEQLLGLKPDVVLGLENQHKKYESQLQSNNIPAVLFNYDGIKDNVPMLTFLGELTNHQDKAKSVIATYESNIQKVKDAIKNQQPARVAVLRATGKGVTAETDEAVTASMVKELGMTNVVTSHLDGTTKDKTVPYSLETLTADNPDIIFVVTMGKEEEITKAMKKAMTDNPAWANLKAVQNNRVIYLPSKLFLLNPGLQTPEAMARLVKEAYGVDVTF, encoded by the coding sequence ATGAAAAAATTACTACTCTGTAGTCTAGCTTTGGTCATGATCGTACTAGCAATAGCTGGGTGTGGTAAATCCACATCCAGCTCTTCTGCTACTACGAAGGAACTTACCTTTAATGGTGAAACCTACACTGTACCAAAGGATCCACAACGCATCGCTGTTCTTTCAAACTCCGTATTGTCCATGCTATACGCAGTGGATGGCAAGGCTATCTCCCGTGCTAGCACAACAGATAAGTTAGCTCCAGATTTAGAGGCATTACCTGCATTGGGTCAAACGGCTAACATCAACATGGAACAATTGTTAGGTTTAAAACCGGATGTGGTATTGGGTTTGGAAAATCAACATAAAAAATATGAATCCCAATTACAATCTAACAATATTCCAGCCGTACTTTTCAATTACGATGGCATTAAGGATAATGTGCCAATGCTAACATTCCTTGGAGAGTTAACCAACCATCAAGATAAGGCTAAATCCGTTATTGCCACCTATGAAAGCAACATTCAAAAGGTAAAGGATGCTATTAAAAACCAACAACCTGCACGTGTTGCTGTATTACGTGCTACCGGTAAAGGTGTGACAGCCGAAACCGACGAAGCAGTAACTGCATCTATGGTCAAAGAATTAGGTATGACAAATGTTGTAACATCTCACCTAGATGGTACAACTAAGGATAAAACGGTACCTTATTCTCTTGAAACATTAACCGCAGATAACCCTGATATTATCTTCGTCGTTACCATGGGTAAAGAAGAAGAAATTACAAAGGCCATGAAGAAAGCTATGACAGATAATCCTGCATGGGCAAATCTTAAGGCTGTACAAAACAACCGTGTCATTTACTTACCATCTAAACTATTCCTACTTAACCCAGGTCTACAAACACCTGAGGCTATGGCTCGTTTAGTGAAAGAAGCATATGGCGTCGATGTGACATTTTAA